A region of Rhodospirillales bacterium DNA encodes the following proteins:
- the uvrB gene encoding excinuclease ABC subunit UvrB, which translates to MPDSPILANPPMPWLQRRPRLADGKPLRVVSDYKPAGDQPAAIRQLLEGLSQGERDQVLLGVTGSGKTFTMANVLATINRPTLVLAPNKTLAAQLYGEFKRFFPDNAVEYFVSYYDYYQPEAYVPRSDTYIEKDSSINEQIDRMRHSATRALMERNDVVIVASVSCIYGIGPLENYQAMTFRLSVGDRIDRADLLRRLVEIQYKRNDAAFQRGAFRARGDTVELFPAHYDDKAWRISLFGDEIEAIAEFDPLTGEKTAGLSDIVVYANSHYVTPKPTMTGAIQRIKSDLKVRLEEFTRAGKLLEAERLAQRTQFDLEMLETTGSCAGIENYSRYLTGRNPGEPPPTLFEYFPEGSLLIVDESHVTVPQIGGMFRGDFNRKSVLAEYGFRLPSCIDNRPLKFEEWDAMRPESVFVSATPGPWEMERTGGVFVEQVIRPTGLIDPPTIIRPVEKQVDDLLAECRDCAAKGQRVLVTTLTKRMAEDLTEYMHEAGIRCRYLHSDIDTLERIEIIRDLRLGAFDVLIGINLLREGLDIPECALVAILDADKEGFLRSPTSLVQTIGRAARNVDGRVILYADRMTDALKYAIGETDRRRRKQQAYNEANGITPASIRKNINEVLQSMSERDHYTVDTGVSGDLHLVGHNLKTHVAELEKRMREAAANLDFEDAARLRDEIRRLEANELGLPPGTAGTGRQGLSEAPNPYGKAQNSRTFRGAKTGSGSRGRPARKSGRR; encoded by the coding sequence ATGCCCGACTCGCCGATCCTCGCGAATCCGCCGATGCCCTGGCTCCAGCGCCGCCCGCGCCTGGCGGACGGCAAGCCGTTGCGCGTGGTCTCCGACTACAAACCGGCCGGTGACCAGCCGGCGGCGATCCGGCAGCTTCTCGAGGGCCTGTCGCAGGGCGAGCGCGACCAGGTGCTGCTGGGCGTCACCGGCTCGGGCAAGACCTTCACGATGGCCAACGTGCTGGCGACCATCAACCGGCCGACCCTGGTGCTGGCGCCCAACAAGACGCTGGCGGCGCAGCTCTATGGCGAGTTCAAGAGGTTCTTCCCCGACAACGCCGTCGAGTATTTCGTGTCGTACTACGACTACTACCAGCCCGAGGCCTACGTGCCGCGGTCGGACACGTACATCGAGAAGGATTCGTCGATCAACGAGCAGATCGACCGCATGCGCCACAGCGCCACCCGCGCGCTGATGGAGCGCAACGACGTGGTGATCGTGGCCTCGGTGTCGTGCATCTACGGCATCGGCCCGCTCGAGAACTACCAGGCGATGACGTTCCGGCTGTCGGTCGGCGACCGCATCGACCGCGCCGACCTGCTGCGGCGGCTGGTCGAGATCCAGTACAAGCGCAACGACGCCGCCTTCCAGCGCGGCGCCTTCCGGGCGCGCGGCGACACGGTCGAGCTGTTCCCGGCCCACTACGACGACAAGGCCTGGCGCATCTCGCTGTTCGGCGACGAGATCGAGGCGATCGCCGAGTTCGACCCGCTGACCGGCGAGAAAACCGCCGGGCTGAGCGACATCGTGGTCTACGCCAACAGCCACTACGTGACGCCGAAACCGACCATGACCGGCGCCATCCAGCGCATCAAATCGGACCTCAAGGTCCGGCTCGAGGAGTTCACGCGCGCCGGCAAGCTGCTGGAGGCCGAGCGGCTGGCGCAGCGCACGCAGTTCGACCTCGAGATGCTGGAGACGACCGGCTCCTGCGCCGGCATCGAGAACTACTCGCGCTACCTCACCGGCCGCAATCCCGGCGAGCCGCCGCCGACGCTGTTCGAGTACTTCCCCGAGGGCTCGCTGCTGATCGTCGACGAGAGCCACGTCACCGTGCCGCAGATCGGCGGCATGTTCAGGGGCGACTTCAACCGCAAGAGCGTGCTGGCCGAGTACGGCTTCCGCCTGCCGTCCTGCATCGACAACCGGCCGCTGAAATTCGAGGAATGGGACGCGATGCGGCCGGAGAGCGTGTTCGTCTCGGCCACGCCCGGCCCGTGGGAGATGGAGCGCACCGGCGGCGTGTTCGTCGAGCAGGTCATCCGCCCGACCGGGCTGATCGATCCGCCGACCATCATCCGTCCCGTCGAGAAACAGGTCGACGACCTGCTGGCGGAGTGCCGCGACTGCGCCGCCAAGGGCCAGCGCGTGCTGGTCACGACGCTGACCAAGCGGATGGCGGAGGACCTGACCGAGTACATGCACGAGGCCGGCATACGCTGCCGCTACCTGCACTCCGACATCGACACGCTGGAGCGCATCGAGATCATCCGCGACCTGCGGCTGGGCGCCTTCGACGTGCTGATCGGCATCAACCTGCTGCGCGAGGGGCTCGACATCCCGGAATGCGCGCTGGTGGCGATCCTCGACGCCGACAAGGAGGGCTTCCTGCGCTCGCCGACCTCGCTGGTGCAGACCATCGGCCGCGCGGCGCGCAACGTCGACGGCCGCGTCATCCTCTACGCCGACCGCATGACCGACGCGTTGAAGTACGCCATCGGCGAGACCGACCGGCGCCGGCGCAAGCAGCAGGCCTACAACGAGGCCAACGGCATCACCCCGGCCTCGATCCGCAAGAACATCAACGAGGTGCTGCAGTCGATGTCGGAGCGCGACCACTACACGGTCGACACCGGCGTCTCGGGCGATCTGCACCTGGTCGGGCACAACCTCAAGACCCACGTCGCCGAGCTGGAGAAGCGCATGCGCGAGGCGGCGGCCAACCTCGATTTCGAGGACGCCGCCCGGCTGCGCGACGAGATCCGCCGGCTCGAGGCCAACGAGCTCGGCCTGCCGCCGGGCACCGCCGGCACCGGCCGTCAGGGCCTGTCCGAGGCGCCCAATCCCTACGGCAAGGCGCAGAACTCGCGCACCTTCCGCGGCGCCAAGACCGGCTCGGGCTCGCGCGGCCGCCCCGCGCGCAAGAGCGGCCGGCGCTGA
- the gmd gene encoding GDP-mannose 4,6-dehydratase: MVKRALITGITGQDGAYLAKHLLERGYEVHGAIRRTSSANLWRLREVGVVDRVSMVSAELLEITNLIDMLRTVRPTEVYNLAAQSFVAASFGQPIYTADVDGLGALRLLEAIRHVDPDIRFYQASSSEMFGKVRETPQRETTAFHPRSPYAVAKAFAHHATVNYRESYGMHAVCGILFNHESPLRGLEFVTRKVTATLARIANGEDVVLRLGNLDARRDWGFAGDYVRAMHAMVVAATPDDYVVSTGRTSSVREFVELAAATLDIKLDWSGAGERETARDAKSGKLVVCVDPKFYRPAEVDLLLGDAARARADLGWTPGTDFAGLVAMMAKADYDRARRGVPLE, from the coding sequence ATGGTCAAGCGGGCGCTTATCACGGGGATCACGGGCCAGGACGGGGCCTATCTCGCGAAGCATCTTCTGGAACGCGGCTACGAGGTCCATGGCGCCATCCGCCGGACCTCCTCGGCCAATCTGTGGCGTTTGCGCGAGGTCGGCGTGGTCGACCGCGTGTCGATGGTCTCGGCCGAGCTGCTCGAGATCACCAACCTGATCGACATGCTGCGGACGGTCCGGCCGACCGAGGTCTACAACCTCGCCGCCCAGAGCTTCGTCGCCGCCAGCTTCGGCCAGCCGATCTACACCGCCGACGTCGACGGTCTGGGCGCGCTGCGCCTGCTCGAGGCGATCCGCCACGTCGACCCGGATATCCGTTTCTACCAGGCCTCCAGTTCGGAGATGTTCGGCAAGGTGCGCGAGACGCCGCAGCGCGAGACCACCGCATTCCATCCGCGCAGTCCCTACGCCGTCGCCAAGGCCTTCGCCCACCACGCCACCGTGAACTACCGCGAGTCCTACGGCATGCACGCGGTGTGCGGCATCCTCTTCAACCACGAATCGCCGCTGCGTGGCCTGGAGTTCGTCACCCGCAAGGTGACGGCGACGCTGGCGCGTATCGCCAACGGCGAGGACGTGGTGCTGCGGCTGGGCAACCTCGACGCCCGACGCGACTGGGGCTTCGCCGGCGACTACGTGCGCGCCATGCACGCCATGGTCGTCGCCGCGACGCCGGACGACTACGTGGTCTCGACCGGCAGGACGTCGAGCGTGCGCGAATTCGTAGAGCTCGCCGCGGCGACGCTCGACATCAAGCTCGACTGGTCCGGCGCCGGCGAGCGGGAGACGGCACGCGACGCGAAGTCGGGCAAGCTCGTGGTCTGCGTCGATCCGAAATTCTACAGGCCCGCCGAGGTCGATCTGCTGCTCGGCGACGCCGCGCGTGCGCGCGCCGATCTCGGCTGGACGCCCGGCACGGATTTCGCCGGCCTCGTCGCCATGATGGCGAAGGCCGACTACGACCGCGCCAGACGCGGCGTGCCGCTGGAGTGA
- a CDS encoding helix-turn-helix transcriptional regulator: MEAKHAVVALSSLAQENRLDVFRHLVRAGADGVPAGRIADDLGIPAPTLSFHLSQLKNAGLVHARRDGRSLIYAVDYDAMNALMGFLTENCCAGDAAACAAPICDPAEGTLTRRKAGARR; encoded by the coding sequence ATGGAAGCAAAACATGCGGTCGTCGCGTTGTCGAGTCTGGCGCAGGAGAACCGTCTCGACGTGTTCCGGCATCTGGTGCGCGCCGGCGCCGACGGCGTCCCGGCCGGCCGGATCGCGGATGATCTGGGCATCCCGGCGCCGACGCTTTCGTTCCACCTCAGCCAGCTCAAGAACGCCGGTCTGGTCCATGCGCGGCGCGACGGGCGATCGCTGATCTACGCCGTCGACTACGACGCGATGAACGCGCTCATGGGATTTCTGACCGAGAATTGCTGCGCCGGGGACGCCGCCGCGTGCGCGGCGCCGATTTGCGACCCGGCGGAGGGGACGCTGACGCGGCGCAAAGCGGGAGCCCGGCGATGA
- a CDS encoding alpha/beta fold hydrolase produces MRLSRIALGLSAIGVLVAAWVAAGGAVSVPRWPVGAPPTDLPVVEIAVDGEPGIVIRGWAVANPCACGVVVLLHGSAGTRESMLSRARFLHRAGYSSILVDMRAHGRSDGAFTTFGGRESLDARAVIAEARRRFPGQRVAAIGFSLGGAALLLGDAPAPLDALVVEAVYATLEDSARNRVAAGMGAAVGATLPWLLYAQMPLRFGVSHRALRPVERIGAAAAPVFVLGGERDPYTPPAETRALFDAARSPKEMWIVPGAHHWDLHDIAGAEYERRILAFLGRHLKAAP; encoded by the coding sequence ATGCGGCTCAGCCGGATCGCGCTCGGATTGTCGGCGATAGGCGTCCTGGTCGCGGCATGGGTGGCGGCGGGCGGGGCGGTGTCGGTGCCGCGCTGGCCGGTCGGCGCGCCGCCGACCGATCTGCCAGTGGTGGAGATCGCGGTCGACGGCGAGCCGGGGATCGTGATCCGCGGCTGGGCCGTCGCCAACCCCTGCGCCTGCGGCGTCGTGGTGCTGCTGCACGGCTCTGCCGGGACGCGCGAATCGATGCTGTCCCGCGCCCGCTTCCTTCACCGCGCCGGCTATTCGTCGATCCTCGTCGACATGCGCGCGCACGGGCGCAGCGACGGCGCGTTCACGACCTTCGGCGGCCGCGAGAGCCTTGACGCCCGCGCCGTGATCGCCGAGGCGCGCCGGCGCTTCCCCGGCCAGCGGGTCGCCGCCATCGGCTTCTCGCTGGGCGGCGCCGCGCTGCTGCTCGGCGACGCGCCGGCGCCGCTCGACGCGCTGGTGGTCGAGGCCGTCTACGCGACATTGGAGGACTCCGCGCGCAACCGCGTGGCGGCCGGCATGGGCGCCGCCGTCGGCGCGACCCTGCCGTGGCTGCTCTACGCGCAGATGCCGCTGCGCTTCGGGGTGTCCCACCGCGCGCTGCGGCCGGTCGAACGCATCGGCGCCGCGGCGGCGCCGGTGTTCGTGCTGGGCGGCGAACGCGATCCCTACACGCCGCCGGCCGAGACGCGGGCGCTGTTCGACGCCGCGCGATCGCCGAAGGAGATGTGGATCGTGCCGGGCGCGCACCACTGGGATCTACACGACATCGCCGGCGCCGAGTACGAGCGGCGGATCCTCGCGTTCCTCGGACGCCATCTGAAGGCCGCGCCGTAA
- a CDS encoding TSUP family transporter, producing MADLLTPSLALAALVALAAGVVRGFAGFGAAMIMTPAFAALYGPAVGVPVCLLLEFAIALPLLRGVAGLVDWRRIAILLAAATLAVPLGVWALLALDAAALRWAISAVVLLAVAILALGWRFAGRPGIAATLGAGAASGFLNGLCGMAGPPVVFFFLAGAEAAAAIRASFIVYFSAVDLVALAGLALGGLLTGRTVALAALLAAPYIAGGLIGEKLFPLASETFFRRLALAVLAAVAVAAPLL from the coding sequence ATGGCCGATCTGCTGACCCCGTCCCTCGCGCTCGCGGCGCTGGTGGCGCTCGCCGCCGGCGTCGTACGGGGCTTCGCCGGCTTCGGCGCGGCGATGATCATGACGCCGGCCTTCGCGGCGCTGTACGGCCCGGCGGTCGGCGTGCCGGTGTGCCTGCTGCTGGAGTTCGCCATCGCCCTGCCGCTGCTGCGCGGCGTGGCCGGACTGGTCGATTGGCGGCGCATCGCCATCCTGCTGGCCGCCGCGACCCTGGCGGTGCCGCTCGGTGTCTGGGCGCTGCTCGCGCTCGACGCCGCCGCGCTGCGCTGGGCGATCTCGGCCGTGGTGCTGCTGGCGGTCGCGATTCTGGCGTTGGGCTGGCGCTTCGCCGGCCGCCCGGGGATCGCCGCGACGCTCGGCGCCGGCGCCGCCAGCGGCTTCCTCAACGGGCTGTGCGGCATGGCCGGGCCGCCGGTGGTGTTCTTCTTCCTCGCCGGCGCCGAGGCCGCGGCGGCCATCCGCGCCAGCTTCATCGTCTACTTCAGCGCCGTCGATCTGGTGGCGCTCGCCGGATTGGCGCTCGGGGGTCTGCTGACCGGCCGGACCGTCGCGCTCGCCGCTCTGCTCGCGGCGCCGTACATCGCCGGTGGCCTGATCGGCGAGAAGCTGTTCCCGTTGGCCAGCGAAACGTTTTTCCGCCGTCTCGCGCTGGCCGTGCTGGCGGCCGTCGCCGTGGCCGCGCCGCTGCTGTGA
- the arsB gene encoding ACR3 family arsenite efflux transporter translates to MSTFERYLTVWVALCIVAGVTLGHFFPAFFQAVGAAEVAKVNLPVAALIWLMIIPMLIKIDFAALGQVKAHWRGIGVTLFINWGVKPFSMALLGWLFIGWLFKAYLPADQINSYIAGLILLAAAPCTAMVFVWSSLSDGEPHFTLSQVALNDLIMVVAFAPIVGLLLGLSAITVPWETLLLSVALYIVVPVVLAQIVRRSIMAGGGEPALLRLLGKLQPLSLVALLATLVLLFGFQGEQILAQPLMIALLAVPILIQVYFNSGLAYLLNRATGEAHCVAGPSALIGASNFFELAVAAAISLFGFNSGAALATVVGVLIEVPVMLSVVWIVNRTRGWYEAGPAVRRRDESGRARG, encoded by the coding sequence ATGTCGACATTCGAACGTTACCTGACCGTCTGGGTCGCGCTCTGCATCGTCGCCGGCGTCACGCTCGGTCACTTCTTTCCGGCGTTTTTCCAGGCCGTCGGCGCCGCCGAAGTCGCCAAGGTGAATCTGCCCGTCGCGGCGCTGATCTGGCTGATGATCATCCCGATGCTCATCAAGATCGATTTCGCGGCGCTCGGGCAAGTGAAGGCGCACTGGCGCGGCATCGGGGTGACGCTGTTCATCAACTGGGGCGTCAAGCCGTTCTCCATGGCTCTGCTCGGCTGGCTGTTCATCGGCTGGTTGTTCAAGGCGTATCTCCCCGCCGACCAGATCAACAGCTACATCGCCGGCCTTATCCTGCTCGCCGCCGCGCCGTGCACCGCCATGGTGTTCGTCTGGAGCAGTCTGTCGGATGGCGAGCCGCATTTCACGTTGAGCCAGGTCGCGCTCAACGACCTCATCATGGTGGTCGCCTTCGCGCCGATCGTAGGGCTCCTCCTTGGCCTCTCGGCGATCACCGTGCCGTGGGAGACGCTGCTCCTGTCGGTCGCGCTCTACATCGTCGTGCCCGTCGTCCTCGCCCAGATCGTCCGCCGGTCGATCATGGCGGGCGGCGGCGAGCCGGCGTTGCTTCGACTGCTCGGGAAACTTCAGCCGCTCTCGCTCGTGGCGCTGCTCGCGACCCTCGTGCTGCTGTTCGGGTTCCAGGGCGAGCAGATCCTCGCGCAGCCGCTGATGATCGCGCTGCTGGCGGTGCCGATCCTGATCCAGGTCTATTTCAATTCCGGGCTCGCCTACCTGCTGAACCGCGCCACCGGAGAAGCGCACTGCGTCGCGGGTCCCTCGGCGCTGATCGGCGCCAGCAATTTCTTCGAGCTCGCCGTGGCTGCGGCGATCAGCCTGTTCGGATTCAACTCCGGGGCGGCGCTGGCGACCGTCGTGGGCGTACTGATCGAGGTCCCGGTGATGCTGTCGGTCGTGTGGATCGTGAACCGCACCCGCGGCTGGTACGAGGCGGGTCCGGCGGTCAGGCGGCGCGACGAATCGGGCCGCGCGCGCGGATAG
- a CDS encoding N-acetylmuramoyl-L-alanine amidase, with product MNARDAPDDLPALTGLRAVAALWVVAFHATAFLDAMPPVVDRGYLGVDLFFVLSGFTLTHVYAARFARDGLAAWPSFVWRRVARLWPAWLFVLALFALKPVVSTALGWRAPGSAPVFDPAVWATYAALMQSWGWTPAEAINPPGWSLSYEWAAYLLFPLVLALVGWTRGAVVAFALAAAALLAHAAYTHVAGLTTLHTGAAHGAARIAAEFTAGAALCRAWTLAPVSTTPARPPAPGGVSPAGRAWVAAAAIGLIVAGLPRQIWADHLLVAGAGALVVAAARGGGAIPGALSAAPMVALGRASYALYVVHWLVFEALWSFWHRSGAAAAASSGGRSSPRWSRSRSSPRPRCTPRSRRRRVGGCARAGPSAARRARAARMLRLIDAPSRNSAPRAGAVDTLVLHHTAQPLDVSLELLRFGAVSAHYVVDVDGTVHRLVEDSRIAWHAGLSWWRDRRGLNATSIGIEIVNLDGNVHPYPEAQRAAVIELCRGIVARHPIAPRDVVGHSDIAPRRKDDPGALFFWRELAAAGVGLWPPAVEELPAGSDAGALDALLRRIGYPPPHRYGRRDGRFVLVPEGPADDGVTDVVEVRREDIVAAFQRRYQPHRLGGGADSETLALARALLTLAGG from the coding sequence GTGAATGCGCGCGACGCGCCGGACGATCTTCCCGCGCTGACCGGATTGCGCGCCGTCGCCGCGTTGTGGGTGGTGGCGTTCCACGCCACGGCGTTCCTCGACGCGATGCCGCCCGTCGTCGACCGCGGTTATCTCGGCGTCGACCTGTTCTTCGTCCTCTCCGGCTTCACGCTCACGCACGTCTACGCCGCGCGGTTCGCGCGCGATGGACTGGCGGCGTGGCCGTCATTCGTGTGGCGCCGGGTCGCGCGGCTGTGGCCGGCGTGGCTCTTCGTGCTGGCGCTGTTCGCGTTGAAGCCGGTGGTCTCGACGGCGCTGGGCTGGCGCGCGCCGGGTTCGGCGCCGGTGTTCGATCCGGCGGTGTGGGCGACCTACGCCGCGCTGATGCAGAGCTGGGGCTGGACCCCCGCCGAGGCGATCAACCCGCCGGGCTGGAGCCTGAGCTACGAATGGGCGGCCTATCTGCTGTTCCCGCTGGTCCTCGCGCTGGTCGGATGGACGCGCGGCGCCGTGGTCGCGTTCGCGCTCGCCGCCGCGGCGCTGCTCGCGCACGCCGCCTACACGCACGTCGCGGGATTGACCACGCTGCACACCGGCGCCGCGCACGGTGCCGCGCGCATCGCCGCCGAGTTCACAGCCGGCGCCGCGCTGTGCCGCGCGTGGACGTTGGCGCCCGTGTCGACGACGCCCGCGCGTCCGCCGGCGCCCGGCGGCGTGTCGCCGGCCGGGCGCGCCTGGGTCGCGGCGGCCGCGATCGGGCTGATCGTCGCCGGCTTGCCGCGCCAGATCTGGGCCGATCACCTGCTCGTCGCCGGCGCCGGCGCGCTGGTGGTCGCCGCCGCGCGCGGAGGGGGCGCGATACCGGGGGCATTGTCCGCGGCGCCGATGGTCGCGCTCGGCCGTGCCTCCTACGCGCTCTACGTCGTCCACTGGCTGGTCTTCGAGGCGCTGTGGTCGTTCTGGCACCGCTCCGGCGCCGCCGCCGCGGCGAGCTCGGGTGGCCGTTCTTCGCCGCGATGGTCGCGCTCTCGATCCTCGCCGCGTCCGCGCTGCACGCCGCGGTCGAGGCGCCGGCGCGTCGGTGGCTGCGCGCGCGCTGGCCCGAGCGCGGCGCGGCGCGCCAGGGCTGCGCGCATGCTCCGCCTGATCGACGCGCCCTCCCGGAATTCGGCGCCGCGTGCCGGCGCCGTCGACACGCTGGTGCTGCACCACACCGCGCAGCCGCTCGACGTGTCGCTGGAGCTGCTACGCTTCGGCGCCGTCAGCGCGCACTACGTCGTCGATGTCGACGGTACGGTCCACCGTTTGGTCGAAGACTCGCGGATCGCCTGGCACGCGGGACTCTCGTGGTGGCGCGACCGTCGCGGCCTCAACGCCACGTCGATCGGGATCGAGATCGTCAACCTCGACGGCAACGTCCATCCATACCCCGAGGCGCAACGGGCGGCGGTGATCGAGCTCTGCCGCGGGATCGTCGCGCGCCACCCGATCGCGCCGCGCGACGTCGTCGGCCATTCCGACATCGCGCCGAGGCGCAAGGACGACCCCGGCGCGCTGTTCTTCTGGCGTGAGCTGGCGGCGGCCGGAGTCGGTCTGTGGCCGCCGGCGGTCGAGGAGCTCCCCGCCGGCAGCGACGCCGGTGCGCTCGATGCGCTGCTGCGCCGCATCGGCTATCCGCCGCCGCACCGCTACGGCCGGCGCGACGGGCGCTTCGTCCTCGTGCCCGAGGGGCCGGCGGACGACGGCGTCACCGATGTCGTCGAGGTGAGGCGCGAGGACATCGTCGCCGCGTTCCAGCGTCGATACCAGCCGCATCGCCTCGGCGGCGGCGCCGATTCCGAAACCTTGGCTCTGGCGCGCGCTCTGCTGACGCTCGCGGGCGGTTGA
- the arsC gene encoding arsenate reductase (glutaredoxin) (This arsenate reductase requires both glutathione and glutaredoxin to convert arsenate to arsenite, after which the efflux transporter formed by ArsA and ArsB can extrude the arsenite from the cell, providing resistance.) yields MTDASIDVVIYHNPDCGTSRNALALIRHAGIEPHVVEYLKTPPSRAMLVGLLARMEMTPRALLREKGTPYAALGLDDASLTDDALIDAMMAHPILINRPIVVSPAGARLCRPSEAVLDLLPAAPRQAFRKEDGEAVIDESGRRVR; encoded by the coding sequence ATGACGGACGCGTCCATCGACGTGGTGATCTACCACAACCCCGATTGCGGCACGTCGCGCAACGCGCTGGCGCTGATCCGGCACGCCGGCATCGAACCGCACGTCGTCGAGTACCTGAAGACGCCGCCGAGCCGGGCGATGCTCGTCGGACTGCTGGCGCGGATGGAGATGACACCGCGCGCGCTGCTGCGGGAGAAGGGCACACCCTACGCCGCGCTCGGGCTCGACGACGCGTCGCTGACCGACGACGCGCTGATCGACGCCATGATGGCGCATCCCATCCTGATCAACCGGCCGATCGTCGTCTCGCCCGCCGGCGCGCGGCTGTGCCGGCCATCGGAGGCCGTGCTCGACCTCCTGCCGGCGGCGCCGCGTCAGGCGTTCCGCAAGGAGGACGGCGAGGCGGTGATCGACGAGTCCGGCCGCCGGGTGCGCTGA
- a CDS encoding TerB family tellurite resistance protein — protein sequence MSVWGKILGGAAGLMIGGPIGALLGAAAGHAYDALAESGAVDEVAGAAGGTTRRPWWLDAAARELPEHERPAATRQIAFTIGVIALGAKLAKVDGVVSRREVAAFRSFFEVPPEEVDNVGRFFDLAKRDARGFEPYARQLAGLFPDHPAVLEDVLTGLFLIALADGGEALDDARLAYLRAVAAIFGLDEARFRRVASVAGARLGDDPYALLEVDPGATDDEVKSAHRRLARLHHPDRMVALGMPSEAVALANRRLAAINAAHDRVRAERAAARAAADAPA from the coding sequence ATGAGCGTCTGGGGCAAGATCCTCGGCGGCGCCGCCGGACTGATGATCGGCGGTCCGATCGGCGCGCTGCTGGGCGCCGCCGCCGGCCACGCCTACGACGCGCTGGCCGAGTCCGGCGCGGTCGACGAGGTCGCGGGCGCGGCCGGCGGAACGACGCGGCGGCCGTGGTGGCTCGACGCCGCCGCGCGCGAGCTGCCGGAGCACGAGCGGCCGGCGGCGACGCGGCAGATCGCCTTCACCATCGGCGTCATCGCGCTCGGCGCCAAGCTGGCCAAGGTCGACGGCGTCGTGTCGCGGCGCGAGGTCGCGGCGTTCCGCTCGTTCTTCGAGGTGCCGCCGGAGGAGGTCGACAACGTCGGCCGCTTCTTCGACCTCGCCAAGCGCGACGCCCGAGGCTTCGAGCCCTACGCGCGCCAGCTGGCGGGGTTGTTCCCCGACCATCCCGCCGTGCTCGAGGACGTGTTGACCGGCCTGTTCCTGATCGCGCTCGCCGATGGTGGAGAGGCGCTCGACGACGCCCGGCTGGCCTATCTGCGCGCCGTGGCCGCGATCTTCGGGCTCGACGAGGCGCGGTTCCGGCGCGTGGCGTCGGTCGCCGGCGCCCGCCTGGGGGACGACCCCTACGCGTTGCTGGAGGTCGATCCCGGCGCCACTGACGACGAGGTGAAGTCCGCGCACCGCCGCCTCGCGCGCCTGCACCATCCCGACCGCATGGTGGCGCTGGGCATGCCCTCCGAGGCGGTGGCGCTCGCCAACCGCCGCCTCGCCGCCATCAACGCCGCGCACGACCGGGTGCGCGCGGAACGCGCCGCGGCGCGCGCGGCGGCGGACGCCCCGGCGTGA
- a CDS encoding dihydrofolate reductase, translating to MPIIEGYAIVSRDGMIANADGSHPETLKIEADQSFFRAGLQRSRAIAHGRHSGGDGAELSSGRRLIVTRRVDTLSIDPVNAKAVLWNPAGASLAEACRLLSLGDRDALAVVGGTDVFGVFLAMGYDAFFLSRAAGVEIPRGRPVFPGGVPPQSALTRHGMALRESRVMDADKALVLEVWKRV from the coding sequence GTGCCGATCATCGAAGGCTACGCGATCGTCTCGCGCGACGGCATGATCGCGAACGCCGACGGGTCCCACCCCGAAACCCTCAAGATCGAGGCCGACCAGAGCTTCTTCCGAGCGGGACTGCAGCGGTCGCGGGCGATCGCGCACGGCCGCCACTCAGGCGGCGACGGCGCGGAGCTCTCCAGCGGCAGACGGCTGATCGTCACGCGGCGCGTCGACACGCTGTCCATCGATCCCGTCAACGCCAAGGCGGTCCTGTGGAATCCGGCCGGCGCGTCGCTCGCCGAGGCCTGCCGCCTGCTGTCGCTAGGCGACCGCGACGCGCTGGCCGTGGTCGGCGGCACCGACGTGTTCGGCGTGTTCCTGGCGATGGGCTACGACGCGTTCTTCCTGTCGCGCGCGGCCGGCGTCGAGATTCCGCGCGGCCGGCCCGTCTTCCCCGGTGGCGTCCCGCCGCAATCGGCGCTGACGCGGCACGGCATGGCGTTGCGCGAGAGCCGCGTGATGGACGCGGACAAAGCGCTGGTGCTCGAGGTCTGGAAGCGCGTCTGA